The following proteins are co-located in the Opitutaceae bacterium genome:
- a CDS encoding gluconate 2-dehydrogenase subunit 3 family protein: MMTAAASLPLAQLAVRGESSAAFASRGYGTDADLTKAYNPGDFWPLTLNEAQRRTAAALCDTIIPSDDKSPSASAVGVVDFIDEWVSAPYPQQREHRPIVLDGLEWIDREAGSRFAKSFADLSESQRAAICDDIRLRSAAGPAFVKASIFFALFRDLTAGGFYTTPEGTKDLEYIGNIPLATFDGPPLEVIRRVGLA; this comes from the coding sequence ATGATGACCGCCGCGGCGAGTCTGCCGCTGGCTCAGCTTGCCGTCCGCGGCGAATCATCCGCCGCGTTCGCATCCCGGGGATACGGCACTGATGCCGACCTGACCAAGGCCTACAACCCCGGCGACTTCTGGCCCCTCACGCTGAACGAGGCCCAGCGTCGGACGGCGGCGGCGCTCTGCGACACCATCATCCCCTCCGACGACAAGTCTCCGTCAGCTTCCGCCGTGGGAGTGGTCGATTTCATCGACGAATGGGTCAGCGCTCCATACCCGCAGCAGCGCGAGCATCGCCCGATTGTGCTGGACGGACTGGAATGGATCGATCGCGAGGCTGGATCGCGTTTTGCCAAGTCTTTCGCTGATCTTTCCGAAAGCCAGCGTGCGGCGATCTGCGACGATATCCGCCTCCGCTCCGCCGCCGGGCCAGCCTTCGTCAAGGCGTCCATCTTCTTCGCGCTCTTCCGGGACCTCACCGCCGGCGGCTTCTACACCACCCCCGAAGGCACGAAGGATCTGGAATACATCGGCAACATCCCACTAGCCACCTTCGACGGACCACCCCTGGAAGTCATCCGCCGGGTCGGCCTTGCCTGA